A section of the Clupea harengus unplaced genomic scaffold, Ch_v2.0.2, whole genome shotgun sequence genome encodes:
- the si:ch73-111k22.3 gene encoding pleckstrin homology-like domain-containing protein: MNFNLIRQSLEAMAVVSATSNGTVENVVEENDRKGWLLKRTHFTYRWKLAWFELKESMLVYGDNEKRLHKTINLVGAEMEPLEGGASFGWTITPGDGGQRTFFLRASTEEEQQQWMEAICEAQLRSQDHGSHACVVQ; the protein is encoded by the exons ATGAACTTTAATCTCATCCGCCAATCTCTGGAAGCTATGGCCGTAGTGTCTGCGACATCTAACGGCACTGTTGAAAACGTTGTGGAGGAAAATGACAGAAAGGGATGGTTGTTAAAGCGTACTCATTTCACATATCGCTGGAAACTCGCTTGGTTTGAACTTAAAGAGAGTATGCTTGTATACGGTGATAATGAAAAG AGGCTTCATAAAACAATCAACCTTGTTGGTGCAGAAATGGAGCCATTGGAGGGAGGTGCATCTTTTGGCTGGACCATCACGCCGGGCGACGGTGGTCAGCGCACGTTCTTCCTCCGTGCAAGCACAGAGGAGGAGCAACAGCAGTGGATGGAGGCGATCTGTGAAGCACAGCTGAGGTCCCAAGACCATGGCTCTCATGCCTGTGTGGTGCAGTGA